Proteins encoded within one genomic window of Perognathus longimembris pacificus isolate PPM17 chromosome 28, ASM2315922v1, whole genome shotgun sequence:
- the Rbm3 gene encoding RNA-binding protein 3 isoform X1, with protein MSSEEGKLFVGGLNFNTDEQALEDHFSSFGPISEVVVVKDRETQRSRGFGFITFTNPEHASDAMRAMNGESLDGRQIRVDHAGKSARGTRGGAFGGHGRGRSYSRGGGDQGYGSGRYDSRPGGYGYGYGRSRDYSGRSQGGYDRYSGGNYRDNYDN; from the exons ATGTCTTCTGAAGAAGGAAAACTCTTTGTGGGAGGACTGAACTTTAACACCGATGAGCAGGCACTTGAAGACCACTTCAGTAGCTTCGGGCCTATTTCTGAAG tgGTGGTTGTCAAGGACAGGGAGACTCAACGGTCCCGAGGTTTTGGCTTCATCACCTTCACCAACCCAGAACATGCCTCAGATGCCATGAGAGCCATGAATGGAGAG TCCCTGGATGGTCGCCAGATCCGAGTGGACCATGCAGGCAAGTCTGCCCGGGGCACCAGAGGGGGTGCTTTTGGGGGCCATGGACGTGGTCGCAGCTACTCTAGAG GTGGCGGGGACCAGGGATATGGGAGTGGCAGATATGACAGTCGGCCTGGAGGATATGGATATGGATATGGACGCTCCAGAGATTACAGTGGCAG AAGCCAGGGTGGTTATGaccgctactcaggaggaaatTACAGAGACAATTACGACAACTGA
- the Tbc1d25 gene encoding TBC1 domain family member 25, whose translation MATASGSSDFASPGVPPPGGRLQTEEEEREVVRVRVKKCENFLPPEYRSFAVDPQITSLDVLQHILMRAFDLNGKKNFGISYLVRDRLGQEAYFSLLSDWDLSTAFTTASKPYLQLRVDIRPSEDSPLLEDWDIISPKDVIGSDVLLSEKRSSLTAALPFTQSILSQVGRTLSRVQQVLSWSYGEDVKPFKPPLSDAEFHTYLNHEGQLSRPEELRLRIYHGGVEPSLRKVVWRYLLNVYPDGLTGRERMDYMKRKSREYEQLKSEWAQRASPEDLEFIRSTVLKDVLRTDRAHPYYAGPEDGPHLRALHDLLTTYAVTHPQVSYCQGMSDLASPILAVMDHEGHAFVCFCGIMKRLAANFHPDGRAMATKFAHLKLLLRHADPDFYQYLREAGADDLFFCYRWLLLELKREFAFDDALRMLEVTWSSLPPDPPEHEVELVGPPSHVTDTGFGGHRGRPVRQRHMLRPAGGGGSAFEDAVCHLAKSSQGPGGGGRLLRQASLDGLQQLRDNMGPRRDPLVHLPHPAALINSKSLSEPLLNSPDPLLSSSSRPDSPSSSSPPSTQEASPSGDITGGSPLMQEVVGTPRHSGKSLSSSSPVGLPPPQEFGRGNPFMLFLCLAILLEHRDHIMRNGLDYNELAMHFDRLVRKHHLGRVLRRAKSLFADYLQSEVWDSEEGAEATASF comes from the exons ATGGCAACGGCCTCCGGGTCCTCAGATTTTGCCAGCCCCGGAGTGCCCCCGCCGGGTGGGAGACTtcagacagaggaggaggaacgAGAGGTGGTCCGAGTACGAGTGAAG AAATGTGAGAACTTCTTGCCACCTGAATATCGATCTTTTGCCGTAGACCCACAGATCACCTCACTGGATGTGTTACAGCACATTCTTATGCGAGCTTTTGACTTGAACGG GAAGAAGAACTTCGGCATCAGTTACCTAGTCCGAGATCGCCTAGGACAGGAAGCTTACTTCTCCTTACTGTCTGATTGGGACTTGAGTACAGCTTTCACCACTGCCTCCAAACCTTACCTGCAGTTACGTGTAGACATTCGACCCTCAGAGGACA GCCCATTGCTGGAAGACTGGGATATAATCAGCCCCAAAGATGTGATTGGTTCTGACGTGCTACTATCTGAGAAACGGTCATCGCTGACAGCTGCCCTGCCTTTTACACAGTCTATCCTCTCTCAG gTGGGCCGCACCTTATCTAGGGTTCAACAGGTGCTGAGCTGGTCATATGGAGAAGATGTGAAACCCTTTAAACCACCCTTGAGTGATGCTGAGTTTCACACATATCTGAACCACGAAGGCCAGCTCTCCCGTCCTGAAGAGTTGCGCTTAAGGATTTACCATGGCGGTGTGGAACCCTCACTGCGGAAG GTGGTGTGGCGCTACCTGCTTAATGTATACCCAGATGGGCTTACTGGCCGTGAGCGGATGGACTACATGAAACGCAAGAGTCGTGAGTACGAGCAGCTCAAGAGTGAGTGGGCCCAGCGAGCAAGCCCTGAGGACCTGGAATTCATCCGTAGCACAGTCCTCAAGGATGTGCTGCGCACAGACCGCGCCCACCCCTACTATGCAGGGCCTGAGGATGGCCCACATCTGCGGGCCCTGCATGACCTGCTCACCACCTATGCTGTTACTCACCCACAGGTGTCCTACTGCCAGGGTATGAGTGACCTGGCCTCTCCCATCCTTGCTGTCATGGACCACGAGGGTCAtgcctttgtctgtttttgtggtaTCATGAAGCGCCTGGCCGCCAACTTCCATCCTGATGGCCGCGCCATGGCCACCAAATTTGCCCACCTTAAGCTACTCTTACGACATGCTGACCCTGACTTCTACCAGTACCTGCGTGAAGCGGGAGCTGATGACCTCTTCTTTTGTTACCGTTGGCTATTGCTGGAGCTCAAGCGAGAGTTCGCCTTCGATGATGCACTCCGCATGCTTGAGGTCACCTGGAGCTCATTGCCCCCTGATCCTCCTGAACATGAAGTGGAGCTCGTTGGACCCCCTAGCCATGTGACAGATACTGGCTTTGGTGGCCACAGAGGGAGGCCGGTACGACAGAGGCACATGCTAAGGCCTGCTGGCGGAGGAGGCAGTGCCTTCGAAGATGCCGTTTGCCACTTGGCCAAATCCAGCCAAGGGCCTGGTGGTGGGGGGCGTCTCCTGAGACAAGCTAGTCTGGATGGCCTCCAGCAACTCAGGGATAACATGGGCCCCAGGAGGGACCCTTTGGTCCATCTACCCCACCCCGCTGCCCTCATCAATTCCAAGTCCCTCTCCGAACCCTTGCTAAACTCCCCAGACCCAttgctctcctcttcttcccgCCCTGACTCTCCATCTTCCTCATCTCCACCATCTACCCAGGAAGCCTCTCCCTCTGGTGACATAACCGGAGGATCCCCCTTGATGCAAGAGGTAGTAGGCACTCCGCGACACTCTGGGAAATCTTTGTCATCTTCATCTCCAgtgggcctccccccaccccaagagttTGGCCGGGGGAATCCATTCATGCTCTTCCTCTGCCTGGCCATCTTGCTGGAGCACCGTGATCACATCATGCGCAATGGGCTAGATTACAACGAGCTGGCCATGCACTTTGACCGCCTTGTGCGAAAACACCACCTAGGGCGCGTCCTGCGCCGGGCCAAATCTCTGTTCGCTGATTACCTGCAGTCTGAGGTGTGGGACTCAGAGGAGGGGGCTGaggccacagcttcattttga
- the Rbm3 gene encoding RNA-binding protein 3 isoform X2, with product MSSEEGKLFVGGLNFNTDEQALEDHFSSFGPISEVVVVKDRETQRSRGFGFITFTNPEHASDAMRAMNGESLDGRQIRVDHAGKSARGTRGGAFGGHGRGRSYSRGGGDQGYGSGRYDSRPGGYGYGYGRSRDYSGSQGGYDRYSGGNYRDNYDN from the exons ATGTCTTCTGAAGAAGGAAAACTCTTTGTGGGAGGACTGAACTTTAACACCGATGAGCAGGCACTTGAAGACCACTTCAGTAGCTTCGGGCCTATTTCTGAAG tgGTGGTTGTCAAGGACAGGGAGACTCAACGGTCCCGAGGTTTTGGCTTCATCACCTTCACCAACCCAGAACATGCCTCAGATGCCATGAGAGCCATGAATGGAGAG TCCCTGGATGGTCGCCAGATCCGAGTGGACCATGCAGGCAAGTCTGCCCGGGGCACCAGAGGGGGTGCTTTTGGGGGCCATGGACGTGGTCGCAGCTACTCTAGAG GTGGCGGGGACCAGGGATATGGGAGTGGCAGATATGACAGTCGGCCTGGAGGATATGGATATGGATATGGACGCTCCAGAGATTACAGTGGCAG CCAGGGTGGTTATGaccgctactcaggaggaaatTACAGAGACAATTACGACAACTGA